The Fodinicurvata sp. EGI_FJ10296 nucleotide sequence GTTGGCCGATCAGGCGCAGCTGCTGGCCGATCCGCCTCTGGCCGCCTATCGCATGCAACTCGTTCTGGCGCAGGCCGGCATCGACGGATAGAACGCGAGAGGATCACGCCATGGGCGCCGAACCCGGGGCCGACCGGCTCAGCATCAACCAGGCCAGCATCCCGGCCTGGTCAATCCCCGCTCTGGCCGAGGCCTGCGCCGCGCGCGACATCGGCTGGATCGGCTTGTGGCGGGAACCGGTGGCGGAAACCGGCCTCGCCGCCGCCAGCCGGTCGCTGCGCGATGCGGGGGTGAAGGTCTCCAGCCTGTGCCGGGGCGGGTTCTTTCCGGCCCCGGACGCCGCCGCACGGGCCGAACGGCTGGACGACAACAGGCGCGCAATCGACGAGGCGGCGGCGCTGGGCACCAATACCCTCGTCCTGGTCGTCGGCGGCGTGGTCAACCACGACCTGGAAGCCTCGCGCGCCATGGTCGCCGACGGCATTGCCGCCATCGTGCCCCATGCCCGCGATGCCGGTGTGAAGCTGGCCATCGAACCGCTGCACCCGATGTTCGCCGCCGACCGGTCGGTCGTGGTGACGTTGAAACAGGCGCGCGAGATGGCGGCCGCCCTGCCCGCCGAAACCGTGGGCATCGCCGTCGACGTCTATCATGTCTGGTGGGACCCGGATGTCGGACAGGAAATCGCCGCCCTCGACCCGGAACGCATTCTGGGCTTCCATGTCAACGACTGGATCGTGCCGCTGCCGGACATGCTGCTGGGCCGGGGGATGATGGGCGATGGCTTCATCGACCTGCGCGGCCTGCGCCGGCAGATCGACCAGGCCGGCTACGACGGCCCGATCGAAGTCGAGATTTTCAACCAGGCCCTGCGCGACCTGCCGCCCGACGAAGCCCTCGACCGTATCAAGGCCCGGTATCTGGAGACCTGCTGATCAGATGAAAAACTATGGTGGCTTGTGTCGGCGCCATCGAAACCGTATATACTACTTCGTATCTACAAGAGGTGGACACATGTCACACTTTGCCAAGGTTTTCCGATCCGGCAACTCACAGGCGGTCCGGCTTCCCAAGGATTTTCGTTTCGATGTCGACGAGGTCGAGGTCTCGCGCGAAGGCGATGCACTGATCCTGCGTCCAAGGTCAAGTACGACAGCGAGGTGGGCATCACTACACGCGGCGGTCGAGCGCGGCTTCAGTGACGACTTCATGACTGAGGGTCGCGACCAGCCGGCTGACCAGCAGCGGCCGGATCTCGATCACGCTTTTCAATGAGTGTCCGGCTACTCGATACGAATGCCGTAATCGCGCTGGTGGGAAGGCGATCGGAACCATTGCTTCGACGCATAGAGGCATCAGAGCCGGGTTCACTCGCCATTTCGGCCGTCGTCGCCCACGAGCTTTACTATGGCGCTTACCGCAGCCGGAAGGTCGCATACAACCTCGAGACGCTTCGACTACTCTTCGCGGATCTGATGATCCTTGATCTCGACCGCGAGGATGCCCGGGTCGCCGGAGAGATCAGAGCTGAACTCTCCCGTCACGGAACGCCGATTGGCCCCTATGACGTGTTGATCGCCGGGCAGGCCAAAGCGCGGGCTCTTACGCTCGTCACCAATAATACCGGCGAATTCTCGCGCGTCGCAGGGCTGCTGATGGAGGACTGGTCCATCGCGTGACTAATTTGCGCGGGTTTGACGAGACCAGGAGTGGAAACGAAAAAACATGAAGGGCGGCTGAGCCGATCACGTTGCGATCGACGGGCCTACGGAATCAGTGACACGGGCGCTTGCATACACCAACCGCATCCGCCCTGGCCGGTCGCCGGGGGTGTCGGTGGGGTGGAAGCCGACCCGCTCCAGAAGCGCCCACGAGGGGCGGTTGTCGGCAAGGCATTCGGCATAGAGCCTGCGGTCGGGGTAACTTTCCCTGATACGGTGAACCACAGCCGACACCGCTTCCGATGCCATCCCCCGGCCGCGCGCGGCGGTCGCGAACCAATAGCCGATTTCGATCTGATCCGCGCCGCGCAGATGCGTGCCCACTGTTCCGATCATCATATCGTCGCCCTGCCGCCAGACCCCGAAAAAGCAGTCGCGGCCGTCGCCTTCGCCCGCTATCAGCCGCGTGGCATCATCCATCGTGAACGGTGTGGGCAGGAAGTGGATGATTTCCGTGATCGCCGGATCGTCGGTCATGGCGGCGAAGGCCGCGGCGTCGGCGTCGATCAGCGGCCGGATGGCCAGCCGTGCCGTTCGGATCGTTCCCAGGACCGTCAATGCTTCCGTCATCATTGGGCGTCGAACCCGGTCACCGCGCGCAGCACCGCCTCGCCGGTCGCGGGGGCGGTCAGGGTCTCCGCCTTACCGCCCGCGTTCTTGACCGCATCGCGGATCGCGAGCCAGCCGGCGATCGCCAGCATGAACGGCGGCTCGCCGACGGCCTTGGAGCGGAATATCGTCGGGCGCGGGTTGGGCGCCTCGTCCAGCAGCGAAATCGACATCGCCGGAACGTCGCGGCTGGTCGGGATCTTGTAGGTCGACGGCGCGTGCGTGCGCAGCCGCCCCTCGCCGTCCCACCACAGTTCCTCTGTCGTCAGCCAGCCCAACCCCTGGACGAACGCCCCTTCGATCTGGCCGATATCGATGGCCGGGTTCAGCGAAGTGCCGACGTCGTGAACGATATGCGCCGACAGGATCCGGTTCTCGCCGGTCAGCGTATCGATCGCCGCCTCGGCCACGCAGGCACCATAGGCGAAGTAATAGAACGGCTCGCCGGTCATGCTCCCCTGATCGAAATGGATGTCCGGCGTCGCATAGAACCCGGTAGCCGACAGCGACACCCGCCGTTCCCAGCAAAGCTGCGCGAGGTCGACAAAGCGCATACGTCCATCCCCGGCCGACGAGCGGACGGCGTTATCGCCGAACACGATATCGGCCGCCGAACAGCCCCAGGCATCCGCCGCAACCGCCGCCATCCGGGCGCGCAGGGTTTCAGCCGCCGCCAGCGCTGCCATGCCGTTCAGGTCGGAGCCCGACGACGCTGCCGTGGCCGAGGTATTGGGCACCTTGTCGGTGCGGGTGCTCGACGGGCGGACATGGCCGATATCGATGCCGAACGCCTCGGCCACCACCTGCGCCACCTTCACGAACAGGCCCTGGCCCATCTCGGTGCCGCCATGGTTCAGATGAACGCTGCCGTCGGTATAGACGTGCAGCAACGCCCCAGCCTGATTGAGCGTCGGCAGATTGAACGAGATGCCGAACTTGACCGGGAAGACGCCAAGCCCCTTTTTCACCACCGGGCTCGTGGCATTGAAGGCGGCGATCTCGCGGCGGCGGGCGGCGACGTCGACCTTCTCCGCCAGCCGTTCCATGACGCGCGGCAGCACGTTGTCGCGCACCGGCTGGCCATAAGGCGTGAGGTTACGCCCGGTGTCCCGGCCAATCGGATCATAGCCGTTGACCGCCCGGATCTCCTCCGGCGTCCGGCCCAGCGCATCGGCCACCCGCATCACGGCGGACTCCATCGCCAGCATGCCCTGCGGCCCGCCAAAGCCCCGAAATGCCGTATTGGACACCGTATGGGTCTTGCAGGCATAGCCGGTGACGGTCACGGCGGGCAGATAATAGACATTGTCGACATGGCAGAGCGCGCGGGTCAGCACCGGCCCCGACAGGTCGGGCACCGATCCCGCATCCAGCGCGATGATCATGTCCAGGCCCAGGATGCGCCCGTCGCCGTCGTGGCCGATGCTGTAGCGCGCCAGCCCGCCATGGCGCTTGCCGGTCATGATCATGTCGGTATCGCGGTTCAGGCGCAGTTTCACCGGCTTGCCCGTCTTACACGCCAGCACCGCGGCCATGCCCGCGATCAGGGATGCCTGGCTTTCCTTGCCGCCGAACGCCCCGCCCATGCGCCGCACCTCGACCGTGACGGCGGCATAAGGCACACCCAGCAGGCGCGAAACGACGTGCTGCACCTCCGTCGGATGCTGGGTCGAGGAATGAATGTGGATGGCATCGTCCTCGCCCGGGATCGCCATTGCCACCTGGCTTTCCAGATAGAAATGGTCCTGGCCGCCGAAGCGCAGTTCTCCGTCCAGACGATGGGGCGCGGCCGCGATCGCCGATGCCGCCTCGCCCCGGCGCATGATCATCGGCGCGATGACATGGCTTTCCGCCGCCAGCGCCTGATCGACCGTCAGGATGGCGGGCCGGTCCTCATACCCGACCGTCACCCGCGCGGCGGCGGCGCGGGCCTCGGCCTCGGTCCGGGCGGCGACCACGGCGATCGCCTGGCCCCAGTTCTCCACCACGCTATCTGCCAGCAACGGCTCACCCGGCAGAATCGGACCGGCATCGTTGCGGCCCGGAATGTCGCCCGCCGTCACCACGGCCGCAACGCCCGGCATGGCGGCGGCCTCGGCCGTGTCGATGCCCGTGATCGCCGCATGCGCCCGGTCGGACATGACCGTCCAGGCATGCAGGCAGCCCTCGGGTTCGCCGGCATCGTCGATATAGATGGCCTTGCCGGTGACGTGCCGCTCGGCGCTTTCATGGGCGACCGACTGGCGAACGCCGCCCTGGGCGGGCCGGGTCTCCGGTTCGGGGCGGATCATCCGGTTCATAGCTGCCACACCTCCATCGGCGCCGCGTGGGTTTGGCCATCGGTTCGGGCATCGGCCCCGACCTCAAGTGAAAGCCGCCGCAACAGCCCTGCAGCCGCGGCCATGCGATAGGCCGCACTGCCTCGGAAATCGGACAACGGCTGGAAGTCGCGGCTCAGCGCGGCCGCCGCTGCCTCGACCGCACGGCCGTCCAGCGCGGTGCCGGTCAGCGCCGCTTCTGCCGCCGGCGCCCGCGACGGGGTCGCGGCCATGCCGCCGAACGCCAGCCGCGCGCCGGTCACCACGCCGTCGCTGCGATCGATCGACGCCGCCATGCTGATGGTCGAGATGTCCTGATCATAGCGCTTGGACAGCTTGTAGACGCGATAGACCTGATCGGCCGGCGGACGCCGAAAGCGGATCCATTCGAGATACTCGCCCGGTGTCAGCACGGTCTGGCGATAGGCGGTGAAGAAATCCTCAAGCGCCACCTCGCGCCGGCCGCGCGCGGAGCGCAGCATGACCGTCGCGCCCAGCGCCAGCAGGGCGGGCGCGCTGTCTCCGATCGGCGACGCATTGCACAGATTGCCGCCGATCGTGCCGGCATTGCGGATCTGGCGCGAGCCGATCCGCCGCACCATGGCGGCAATGGCCGGCGCCGCCTCGTCCAGTATCGGCAGAGCATCGGCATAGGTGACCGCCGCGCCGATGGTGACGATATCGCGGTCGATCTCCGTCTGGCGCAGTTCGGGAATGCGGCTGACCGGGACCATGGCGCCGGGATCGGCTGCGTCCTTGGCGATCGCAACGCCGAGATCGGTACCGCCGGCCAGAAGACGAAGACCGGGATTTGCAGCAAGCATGGCGTCGAGCTGGTCCACACTCACGGGCACGTCGAGGCGGTCATCGGCCGAAAGCGTCGCCAGTGCCGCCGACCAGTCGGCCTCGCGGTCCGCTGCCAGGGGCGCCGGTGCGGCCGTGCGCAGGGCGTCGACGATCGGGCGATAGCCGGTGCAACGGCACAGATTGCCGGAAAGCGTCTCGTGGATGGCGTCATCGGTATCCGGCAGTCCGGCGGCTCGGTGGGCGGCCATGCTCATGATGAAACCGGGCGTGCAATAGCCGCACTGGCTGCCGTGGCTTTCGACCATCGCCGACTGGACGGGATGCAGCGTGTCGTTATCGCCCAGCCCCTCGACCGTGACCACCGCACGGTCCGCAACCTCGGTCAGCAGCAGGATGCAGCCATTGACGGCCCGCCAGTCGAAGCCGTGGCCTTCGCGCGGCGTGCCGACCATGACCGTGCAAGCGCCGCAGTCGCCTTCGGCGCAGCCCTCCTTGGTGCCGGTCAGGCGCTCGTGCAGCCGCAGATGCTGAAGCATCGTGCGCGTTCGCGGCACGTCCGGCACACACCGCGCCGCGCCGTTCAGCAAGAATCGAACCGTCTGCGTCATTCCTGCCCGCCCGCGTTCACCCATCCAACGGCAAATACCGTTCGCGAAGCGTGCCACCTCTTCCAATTGCAGACAAGAGGCCGAAAATCAGGGGCACATACCCCGGAAAAAGTGCAAGACGAAATGGCACATGATAAGCAATGGTCGCCCCTGTCGCTAGGGACGCGGGGCCGACTTTTGCAGCTCCTCGCGCAGCGACGCGATGTCGGCGCGCAGTGCGGCGATTTCGTGGGAACCGCCGACATCGCCGTCCGGGGCCGCGGCCTCCTGCCCGATGAAAAACGTGGCGAAGCTGGCGGTGATATAGCCGAACACCGCGAGACCGTAGATCGACAGCAGCAGCGCCAGAACCCGTCCCTCGGGCGTCAGGGGCCAGAAATCCGACCCCATCGTCGACACCAGCATCGCTGTCCACCAGAGGGCGTCAGCATAGCCGGAGAAGCCGCCGCGGACATCGCCCGCCGGTTCAAAGGCGAGCATGCCGCCCGCGCCCAGCAGGATGATCAGCGCCGTCGTGGCCAGTACATAGCCAAGCCCTCGGCGGCTGAAGCTCTTCCTCAACGCACCGAGCCCGCGATTGGCGGTGCCGACGATCCTGACGAGCCGCAGCCCACGGGTCAGGCGCAGCAGGCGCAGGACGCGCACGAACCGGAACGCGGGCGCGGCCAGCGCGACGATGGTGATCGGATTGCGCTGCAGGAACCGGAGCTTGCGTGGGGCGAGTGCGAAGCGCAGCAGGAATTCCAGAATGAATACGATCCAGATTATCGTGCCGAGCAGCTCAAACACGCCTGAGGTCGTCCAGATCAGTTCGATGATGACGAGGCTGAGCCAGATGAACGACAGCACCAGCATCGGTCGCTCCAGCCAGTCTTCGAGCTGAGTGAGCACCTGCCAGCGTTCCTGTTCGTCTGCCGGCGCGTCGTCCTGCTGATCGGGGGCCTGGGGGTCACCCTGCTGATCGGGAGCCTCATTCATGGGTCTTTCCTCTCGTCTCGTTCAGAAAGCCAACTGCTGAACCGGCGAACAGGCTACCCGAGAATACCGCGAACGAGGAAGACAGCACCGATCGCCATGACGATCCGGCCGGTCCACTGCCGGAACTGGGCGTCGGAGATGCGATCCAGGACGACCCGGCTTGCCGTTGTGCCGACCATCGACGATGCCACGGCGACCACGACGATGAAGGGGGTCAGAACCTCGCCGGCGGCATCGATCAGCGAGACGAAATAGCCGAGCTTCGCAAGATGCGAGAGTGTCTGGCACGCGCCTTTCGTGGCGACCACGGTCCGCCGGTCCATGGTCGTCCGCACGAAGAAGAGGTCGAGCAGCGGCCCGGCGACGCCGGCGAGATACTGAAACGCCGTGCAGATGAAACCGCAGATCTGCCCGCCCCATGGTCGGTCGACCTGAATCATCAGCCGGGTCGGAATCAGACGCGTGACAAAGGGCGACAGGCCGAGAAAGATGAAGACCGTGCGTTCGTCGGGCACCAGCCGGATCAGACTGAACACGGCAAAAGACGCAACGATGCCGATGGTGAAGCGGCCGACGATTCCGAAATCGATATAGCGGCGCCAAAGAAAGGCCCGCCATCCATTGGCTGCCATCTGGGTGACGCCGTGCAGGATCATGGCGGCGGGGACCGGCATCATCAGCAGCAGCCCGCCCATCAGGATCATGCCACCGGCCATGCCGAATATGCCGGAGAGAAAGGACGTGGCGAACACCAGCGCGGCAAAGATCAGGATGACCGTGCCGGTCATGAGCGCAGCTGCATCAACGCATTCTCCATTATTTTCGAGCGCGGCGTCACTCAGCCTTCACAGGTCGAAGCGTCACAGCAATGACCAGCCTGGTGGCTGGCCGCCCTTCGACCGTGTCCAGTACGCGAGTCGTCAGCCGTCCCATGCTTCGTGCCTCCATAGCCCATGTCGCCGCGCATACAATCGGCTACAATATCCACAATGCGCCAATAAATGGCCACCCGGCAGGGTTCGCGTCAACAGGATTGACAATCCGACAGGCAACGGCATGCGGCAAGCCGACGCTGGCATCCACATGCGCGGCACTCTCCGATGCGCACGCATGCCGGTCCTTTCGGATTGTTGAAAAACAGGCCGGTGACAGTCTATTCTTCCTGCCTGAAACGAGCTGACCCGGCCTGAGCCAGCTTGCCAAAGCCTCGATTAATGATAACATCCCTAAAAAGAACTATTTACCACAATGAATTTTATGGTAGGAGACGCGCTCGGTACCGCCGATCGTCCCCGGTAGTCGAGATTTGACCCTTATACTCTGTGATCAGAGCAAAAAAGGGATAATGAACAAAACGCGGATCAGGTTGCACAGCGGTCGCCCGACGGCCTTCCGGCATCCGTAAAATCAGATAGAGAACGCATGGGGGCACTTCCGCGACAGACGCCAGGACCGTAGACTTCATGACCGTTCAAAGAGCAGAAATCCCGTCGGCAGCCTCATCCGCACTTCGCAACGGCGGCAAACGTACGTATCCGGATCGCGGGGTTCATGGGCGGGTCGTGCGGACGATTGGCGAAGACATCGTCGCCGGACACTATCCGGCCGGGGAACCCTTGCCACCGGAACCCGACCTGATGATCCGTCTGGGGGTCAGCCGAACCGCCATTCGTGAGGCAATCAAGGTCCTTGCCGCCAAGGGTCTGGTTCAAAGCCGGCCCAAGACCGGCACGCGGGTGCGGATGCGCGACGACTGGAACCTGCTCGACCCGGATATTCTTTCCTGGCACGCGGTTCGATCGACGGACAGCCGATGGTTCGAAGAGATGGTGGCCCTGCGAATCATGATCGAGCCGCAAGCCGCCCGCATTGCCGCGATTAACGCAACAGCCGCCGACCTGTCGGCGATCCGCATGGAATCCGATGCCATGGCGGAAGCGGTGAATGACCCCGACACTTACTATCTGCACGACGTGCGTTTTCACAAGGCACTGCTGACGGCGACGGGAAACCGGTTCCTGATCTGCATGGCCCCGATGGTCGAGGCTCTGCTCAGCGGCAGTTTCAGCGTCCAGCGCCGGTCCCTGATCCCGCCGTCCGAGGGCGTTATTCTCCACGACGCCATTTCCGATGCGGTGATTGCCCGCGACCCCGATCGCGCCGAAGCCGCCATGCTGAAGATCATCGAATTGGCACGTCGCCAGCTGAAGAACGCAATCGAACTTTCAGAAGCGGACAAAGCCGCCCCCTAACCCGCATTTCCAAAATGCACACAAGAATGCGGCCGGACCCACTGGCCCGGCCGCTCGTTCGCGTCGTAAATCGGGAAAGACGGCGAGGTCAATCGCGCTGTGACTGATCGTAGAGATAGCCACCGGCTGTACCGGCCGCACCGCCGATGATCGCGCCCGTCGTGGCGCTTCCGCCGGTAATCGCACCGATTGCTGCCCCACCGGCCGCGCCACCGGCGCCGCCACTGAGCATCCGTTGCTCGGTCTCTGTCATGCCCGAACAGCCCGCCAAAACCACGGCGGCCGTCAAAAGCCCCGCCATTCCCATTACGGAATTCCGTTTCACGCGCATTGTCATCGTCAAACCTCCTGTCGTCCATGCCGGCGGCACCAAGACGGCCCGTCACGCAACTCTGTACGACAGATAGGGTATAATTAAACAATGTCCTGTGATAATGATGTGATCAAGAAAAGCTAAGGCGTCGTGCGGGCCTGCTCATGTGGTTTTCTCCATGACTCCTGTTGGGCAACTGACTCCGACACCTGCCAAGCCGCAATAGCCGCGGGGATTCTTGGCCAGATATTGCTGGTGGTAATCTTCAGCAAAATAAAAGTTCGACGATGAGGCCATCTCGGTCGTAATCGTCGGCAATCCTGCCGCCGTCAGCATCGACTGGAAGGATTCGGCCGTGGTCTCTGCGGCCCGGCGCTGGCCGTCGGTGTGCCAATAGATCGCGCTGCGGTACTGGGTGCCGGTATCGTTGCCCT carries:
- a CDS encoding potassium channel family protein produces the protein MNEAPDQQGDPQAPDQQDDAPADEQERWQVLTQLEDWLERPMLVLSFIWLSLVIIELIWTTSGVFELLGTIIWIVFILEFLLRFALAPRKLRFLQRNPITIVALAAPAFRFVRVLRLLRLTRGLRLVRIVGTANRGLGALRKSFSRRGLGYVLATTALIILLGAGGMLAFEPAGDVRGGFSGYADALWWTAMLVSTMGSDFWPLTPEGRVLALLLSIYGLAVFGYITASFATFFIGQEAAAPDGDVGGSHEIAALRADIASLREELQKSAPRP
- a CDS encoding FadR/GntR family transcriptional regulator; this encodes MTVQRAEIPSAASSALRNGGKRTYPDRGVHGRVVRTIGEDIVAGHYPAGEPLPPEPDLMIRLGVSRTAIREAIKVLAAKGLVQSRPKTGTRVRMRDDWNLLDPDILSWHAVRSTDSRWFEEMVALRIMIEPQAARIAAINATAADLSAIRMESDAMAEAVNDPDTYYLHDVRFHKALLTATGNRFLICMAPMVEALLSGSFSVQRRSLIPPSEGVILHDAISDAVIARDPDRAEAAMLKIIELARRQLKNAIELSEADKAAP
- the xdhA gene encoding xanthine dehydrogenase small subunit, with amino-acid sequence MTQTVRFLLNGAARCVPDVPRTRTMLQHLRLHERLTGTKEGCAEGDCGACTVMVGTPREGHGFDWRAVNGCILLLTEVADRAVVTVEGLGDNDTLHPVQSAMVESHGSQCGYCTPGFIMSMAAHRAAGLPDTDDAIHETLSGNLCRCTGYRPIVDALRTAAPAPLAADREADWSAALATLSADDRLDVPVSVDQLDAMLAANPGLRLLAGGTDLGVAIAKDAADPGAMVPVSRIPELRQTEIDRDIVTIGAAVTYADALPILDEAAPAIAAMVRRIGSRQIRNAGTIGGNLCNASPIGDSAPALLALGATVMLRSARGRREVALEDFFTAYRQTVLTPGEYLEWIRFRRPPADQVYRVYKLSKRYDQDISTISMAASIDRSDGVVTGARLAFGGMAATPSRAPAAEAALTGTALDGRAVEAAAAALSRDFQPLSDFRGSAAYRMAAAAGLLRRLSLEVGADARTDGQTHAAPMEVWQL
- a CDS encoding GNAT family N-acetyltransferase, which codes for MMTEALTVLGTIRTARLAIRPLIDADAAAFAAMTDDPAITEIIHFLPTPFTMDDATRLIAGEGDGRDCFFGVWRQGDDMMIGTVGTHLRGADQIEIGYWFATAARGRGMASEAVSAVVHRIRESYPDRRLYAECLADNRPSWALLERVGFHPTDTPGDRPGRMRLVYASARVTDSVGPSIAT
- the vapB gene encoding type II toxin-antitoxin system VapB family antitoxin, which gives rise to MSHFAKVFRSGNSQAVRLPKDFRFDVDEVEVSREGDALILRPRSSTTARWASLHAAVERGFSDDFMTEGRDQPADQQRPDLDHAFQ
- a CDS encoding TSUP family transporter, whose translation is MTGTVILIFAALVFATSFLSGIFGMAGGMILMGGLLLMMPVPAAMILHGVTQMAANGWRAFLWRRYIDFGIVGRFTIGIVASFAVFSLIRLVPDERTVFIFLGLSPFVTRLIPTRLMIQVDRPWGGQICGFICTAFQYLAGVAGPLLDLFFVRTTMDRRTVVATKGACQTLSHLAKLGYFVSLIDAAGEVLTPFIVVVAVASSMVGTTASRVVLDRISDAQFRQWTGRIVMAIGAVFLVRGILG
- a CDS encoding sugar phosphate isomerase/epimerase family protein produces the protein MGAEPGADRLSINQASIPAWSIPALAEACAARDIGWIGLWREPVAETGLAAASRSLRDAGVKVSSLCRGGFFPAPDAAARAERLDDNRRAIDEAAALGTNTLVLVVGGVVNHDLEASRAMVADGIAAIVPHARDAGVKLAIEPLHPMFAADRSVVVTLKQAREMAAALPAETVGIAVDVYHVWWDPDVGQEIAALDPERILGFHVNDWIVPLPDMLLGRGMMGDGFIDLRGLRRQIDQAGYDGPIEVEIFNQALRDLPPDEALDRIKARYLETC
- the xdhB gene encoding xanthine dehydrogenase molybdopterin binding subunit; the encoded protein is MNRMIRPEPETRPAQGGVRQSVAHESAERHVTGKAIYIDDAGEPEGCLHAWTVMSDRAHAAITGIDTAEAAAMPGVAAVVTAGDIPGRNDAGPILPGEPLLADSVVENWGQAIAVVAARTEAEARAAAARVTVGYEDRPAILTVDQALAAESHVIAPMIMRRGEAASAIAAAPHRLDGELRFGGQDHFYLESQVAMAIPGEDDAIHIHSSTQHPTEVQHVVSRLLGVPYAAVTVEVRRMGGAFGGKESQASLIAGMAAVLACKTGKPVKLRLNRDTDMIMTGKRHGGLARYSIGHDGDGRILGLDMIIALDAGSVPDLSGPVLTRALCHVDNVYYLPAVTVTGYACKTHTVSNTAFRGFGGPQGMLAMESAVMRVADALGRTPEEIRAVNGYDPIGRDTGRNLTPYGQPVRDNVLPRVMERLAEKVDVAARRREIAAFNATSPVVKKGLGVFPVKFGISFNLPTLNQAGALLHVYTDGSVHLNHGGTEMGQGLFVKVAQVVAEAFGIDIGHVRPSSTRTDKVPNTSATAASSGSDLNGMAALAAAETLRARMAAVAADAWGCSAADIVFGDNAVRSSAGDGRMRFVDLAQLCWERRVSLSATGFYATPDIHFDQGSMTGEPFYYFAYGACVAEAAIDTLTGENRILSAHIVHDVGTSLNPAIDIGQIEGAFVQGLGWLTTEELWWDGEGRLRTHAPSTYKIPTSRDVPAMSISLLDEAPNPRPTIFRSKAVGEPPFMLAIAGWLAIRDAVKNAGGKAETLTAPATGEAVLRAVTGFDAQ
- a CDS encoding YMGG-like glycine zipper-containing protein; translated protein: MTMRVKRNSVMGMAGLLTAAVVLAGCSGMTETEQRMLSGGAGGAAGGAAIGAITGGSATTGAIIGGAAGTAGGYLYDQSQRD
- a CDS encoding type II toxin-antitoxin system VapC family toxin, whose translation is MSVRLLDTNAVIALVGRRSEPLLRRIEASEPGSLAISAVVAHELYYGAYRSRKVAYNLETLRLLFADLMILDLDREDARVAGEIRAELSRHGTPIGPYDVLIAGQAKARALTLVTNNTGEFSRVAGLLMEDWSIA